In a genomic window of Thermoproteus tenax Kra 1:
- a CDS encoding arginase family protein yields the protein MGDVDLLQGAPAENLARIERALRALDPPWIMVGGEHTATLAALRALRPKTYIHIDAHMDSRDAWPPGQKLSHATFVRRAAEELGIYTIYIAVRAYDDEEAVFAKKAGFLVVDGNRKVTRAQLLDALATATRPAYVSLDLDVMDPSDFPAVGTPEAGGLTFRELEGIYLDVLLESKPAAVDIMEFSPPNDVADIGAVKLARLLLTATKILAELSRRR from the coding sequence GTGGGGGACGTCGATCTTCTACAGGGAGCGCCCGCAGAGAATTTGGCGCGCATTGAGAGGGCTCTGAGGGCTCTGGATCCTCCGTGGATAATGGTTGGCGGCGAGCATACAGCCACATTGGCTGCGCTCAGAGCGCTGAGGCCCAAGACCTATATCCACATAGATGCCCATATGGACAGCAGAGATGCTTGGCCGCCGGGCCAGAAGCTCTCCCACGCTACATTCGTCCGGCGGGCGGCCGAGGAGCTGGGCATTTATACAATATATATAGCCGTGAGGGCCTACGACGATGAGGAGGCCGTTTTCGCGAAAAAGGCCGGCTTCCTAGTCGTAGATGGCAATAGAAAGGTCACTAGGGCCCAGCTGTTGGACGCTCTGGCCACGGCCACGAGGCCTGCTTATGTCTCTTTGGACCTAGACGTCATGGATCCCTCCGATTTTCCCGCGGTGGGAACGCCGGAGGCGGGCGGGCTCACCTTCAGGGAGCTGGAGGGTATATATCTCGACGTATTGCTCGAGTCTAAGCCGGCCGCTGTCGACATAATGGAGTTCTCGCCCCCCAACGACGTGGCTGACATTGGAGCCGTGAAGCTGGCGAGACTGTTGCTGACGGCTACGAAGATACTGGCCGAATTGTCGCGCAGACGCTAG
- a CDS encoding DNA-directed RNA polymerase subunit P → MCMRCGRTFSRSEMEILPGIRCPYCNYKIILKVRSPMVKRVPAV, encoded by the coding sequence ATGTGCATGAGGTGCGGGAGGACCTTCTCCAGAAGCGAGATGGAGATTTTGCCAGGCATCCGTTGCCCCTACTGTAACTACAAGATAATACTTAAGGTCCGTTCCCCTATGGTCAAAAGGGTGCCTGCCGTCTAG
- a CDS encoding nicotinamide-nucleotide adenylyltransferase, protein MRVAFIGRFQPLHLGHAKVIEWLTEKYDDVLIVIGSADKGLTKDNPFTAGERIEMFYRTFGRRLAICTVPDTGGLSSLWGAYIRHWCPPFSIAFSNNNYVKVALSYAGIEVRTHPLFERERYSGRRIRQMMATGNGEWRKLVPDVVASFIDEVGGSERVRLLFEEG, encoded by the coding sequence GTGAGAGTGGCGTTCATTGGCAGATTTCAGCCCCTCCATCTGGGACATGCTAAGGTTATAGAGTGGCTGACGGAGAAGTACGACGACGTATTGATAGTCATAGGCTCGGCGGACAAGGGGCTGACCAAGGACAACCCATTCACTGCAGGCGAGAGGATTGAGATGTTCTATAGGACCTTCGGGAGACGTCTGGCCATATGCACTGTGCCCGACACAGGCGGATTGTCGAGTCTGTGGGGGGCCTACATTAGGCATTGGTGTCCGCCATTCTCCATCGCCTTTTCCAATAACAACTATGTCAAAGTCGCGTTGTCGTATGCGGGCATTGAGGTCAGAACACATCCTCTGTTTGAGAGGGAGAGGTATTCCGGCAGGCGCATCAGACAGATGATGGCGACGGGCAACGGGGAGTGGCGCAAGCTAGTGCCCGACGTAGTCGCAAGCTTCATAGACGAGGTGGGAGGCTCGGAGAGAGTGCGCCTCCTCTTCGAGGAAGGATAA
- a CDS encoding CBS domain-containing protein, which produces MKAGSIAKRPPIVIDSKATIADAARLMAERRIGFLPVLSSGRLVGVVSERDIVKAVASGVSPDTPVESIMQREVVTVNFNDDIEAVWSLMRQLNIRHVVVMRGEEIYGVISIRDFLAERIVLSMLAQRTSPR; this is translated from the coding sequence ATGAAGGCGGGCTCTATCGCCAAGAGACCCCCCATAGTTATAGATTCCAAGGCCACTATAGCGGACGCAGCCAGACTTATGGCGGAGCGGCGCATAGGCTTTCTGCCTGTGCTGTCCTCGGGCAGATTGGTCGGTGTAGTGTCTGAGAGAGATATTGTGAAGGCTGTTGCATCGGGGGTCTCCCCAGATACTCCTGTTGAGTCTATAATGCAACGAGAGGTTGTCACAGTGAACTTCAATGACGATATCGAGGCAGTCTGGTCTCTAATGAGACAATTAAACATTAGGCATGTAGTCGTGATGAGGGGAGAGGAAATCTACGGGGTTATCTCGATAAGAGATTTCTTAGCAGAGAGGATAGTCCTCTCCATGTTGGCCCAACGCACTAGCCCGAGGTAG
- a CDS encoding helix-turn-helix domain-containing protein — protein MKFYTTEEVAKILNVTPAAVRYWARKGKIKAVREGEKWLIPEEEVERLRKGAETEGERKCPQEDLVKSAVKVALEALAEFLRENPWVLEMLGLRPSEEEKKLASLVLEAAKSYTPKKNELAEIFWTTLAEKMAERAAR, from the coding sequence ATGAAATTTTACACTACGGAAGAAGTAGCAAAAATACTAAATGTGACTCCAGCAGCAGTTAGATATTGGGCAAGGAAAGGGAAAATAAAGGCGGTAAGAGAGGGAGAAAAATGGCTTATTCCAGAGGAGGAAGTAGAGCGTTTGCGCAAAGGGGCCGAAACAGAGGGAGAGAGGAAGTGCCCTCAAGAGGATCTCGTGAAAAGCGCGGTTAAGGTCGCTCTTGAGGCGTTGGCTGAATTCCTTAGAGAAAACCCGTGGGTCCTAGAGATGTTGGGGCTCCGGCCCAGCGAGGAGGAGAAAAAGCTGGCATCGTTAGTTCTTGAAGCAGCGAAGAGTTATACGCCGAAGAAAAACGAACTTGCGGAAATTTTCTGGACAACTCTGGCTGAGAAAATGGCGGAAAGGGCTGCGAGATGA
- a CDS encoding APC family permease: MNQGYQNSRDKETGIAPDKGIVYDKELRKVLSRWELLYLSLGGVIGSGWLFAALYAASYAGAAAILSWIIGGLLMLTIGLAYAEISSAIPKSGGIVRYAHYTHGGVAGFLMAWAYLLSAATTAPTEALASTNYLTYLVPQISQSQIVYYSVVILFMIFYGLLNYLGVKVLGTASHLTGWWKLIVPAVTGFILVSTYFNALNLTAGGGFIPTTGTAPYVGWTAILYAIPAAGIVFSYSGFRQSIEYAGEGRNPQRDIPFAVVGTLLIALLLYALLQTAFIGALDWSRITVSGVAVTPGNWTALPNSNIASSPYASIITYIAEIKPLLAPILGIIIIVLLIDAVISPMGTGWIYTGTTTRSLYGLAANGYLPEMFMKLGKTKVPTLSLIVGLIIGGLFLLPFPTWQAIVTYEGSATVLTYMMGGIGLEALRRTAPELNRPFKLKGASIIAPIATAAAGLVVYWAGFATLSMVVVSVFAGLPLFLGYYGHKMLGLSEARANALGWGSAIVIALSLWYLYSATNGLSAPNDVAFWTFIVALSAAVGLGLLFMYRAVRPEAKLEIKAGLWLPAYMITMLIISYYGPFGLNTVIPFPWDTLLVAAVTVVFHYIAVAVAIRTKAIDEIIRSIV, from the coding sequence ATGAATCAAGGATATCAAAATAGCCGCGACAAGGAGACCGGCATCGCGCCTGACAAGGGCATTGTTTACGACAAAGAACTGCGCAAAGTCTTATCGCGTTGGGAGCTCCTGTATCTCTCGTTGGGCGGCGTGATTGGCTCAGGTTGGCTCTTCGCCGCTCTATACGCCGCCTCCTATGCGGGCGCTGCCGCCATACTCTCTTGGATCATAGGTGGGCTTTTGATGTTGACGATAGGGTTAGCTTACGCTGAGATAAGCTCGGCGATCCCCAAGTCGGGAGGCATCGTCAGATACGCTCACTATACCCACGGAGGAGTGGCCGGCTTTTTAATGGCGTGGGCCTATCTCTTATCGGCAGCTACGACGGCCCCCACAGAGGCTTTGGCTTCCACCAATTATTTAACTTATTTGGTACCACAAATCTCACAATCACAAATCGTATATTATTCAGTTGTAATTCTCTTTATGATTTTCTATGGATTATTAAATTATCTCGGAGTTAAAGTCTTAGGGACTGCATCGCACTTAACGGGTTGGTGGAAGTTAATAGTCCCGGCCGTCACGGGCTTCATATTGGTTTCTACATATTTCAATGCGTTGAATTTGACGGCGGGGGGAGGCTTCATACCCACAACTGGTACAGCACCATATGTTGGATGGACCGCCATATTGTACGCAATACCTGCGGCGGGTATAGTGTTTTCCTACTCAGGCTTCAGGCAATCGATAGAATATGCAGGCGAGGGAAGGAACCCCCAGAGGGACATACCGTTTGCGGTAGTGGGCACGCTCCTTATAGCGCTATTGCTTTACGCACTCCTTCAAACAGCGTTTATTGGAGCTCTTGACTGGAGCCGTATAACAGTCTCCGGCGTCGCAGTGACCCCGGGCAATTGGACTGCATTGCCCAACAGCAACATAGCGTCAAGCCCTTACGCAAGCATTATAACATATATAGCTGAGATAAAGCCCCTCTTGGCGCCCATTTTAGGCATCATCATAATAGTGCTACTTATAGACGCCGTAATTTCCCCTATGGGCACCGGTTGGATATATACGGGCACGACAACCAGGTCTCTATACGGCTTGGCCGCCAACGGATATCTGCCAGAGATGTTTATGAAACTCGGTAAGACCAAGGTGCCCACCCTGTCGTTAATAGTGGGATTAATAATAGGGGGTCTCTTCCTTCTGCCCTTCCCCACCTGGCAGGCTATAGTCACCTACGAGGGGTCCGCCACAGTTCTCACGTATATGATGGGAGGTATAGGGCTAGAGGCCTTGAGGAGGACCGCTCCAGAGCTTAACCGCCCGTTCAAGCTGAAGGGCGCCTCCATAATAGCGCCAATAGCAACGGCCGCGGCGGGTCTCGTAGTGTATTGGGCAGGCTTCGCAACTCTCTCTATGGTAGTAGTATCGGTATTTGCAGGCTTGCCGTTGTTCTTAGGCTACTATGGACATAAGATGCTTGGGCTGAGCGAGGCGCGCGCAAACGCTCTAGGTTGGGGCTCCGCGATAGTTATAGCTCTATCCCTCTGGTATCTGTACAGCGCAACGAACGGGCTGTCCGCCCCCAATGATGTAGCCTTCTGGACCTTCATAGTGGCGCTATCGGCAGCCGTAGGCCTCGGTCTGCTGTTTATGTACAGAGCTGTGAGGCCTGAGGCAAAGTTAGAGATAAAGGCCGGGCTCTGGCTTCCTGCCTATATGATCACTATGTTGATCATCTCATACTACGGCCCGTTCGGGCTGAATACCGTGATACCATTCCCGTGGGACACTCTGTTGGTAGCGGCTGTCACTGTAGTGTTCCACTACATTGCTGTGGCGGTCGCCATTAGAACTAAGGCGATAGACGAGATTATAAGAAGCATAGTGTAG